The following nucleotide sequence is from Acidovorax radicis.
GAGCGGTCTCAACGCCGATACGGGAGCCCCCGCCAATGCCAGCAAGTACTTTGACCGCGCTTCCTGGCTAGGCTTGCAAGGCGGCTGGGGCACACTGGCCCTGGGACGGCAGACGACCACGCTGGCCGATGCCATCTCGCCCGTGGACCCCTTGGGCATGCGCTTTGCTGGCTTCAACGCCAGCATTGGCGTGGCGGCGCTCAGCCAACACGGCCTGGGCATCGAGTTCGGCAGTGCTGGCTCTACCAGCGGTTCCTACCGGCTGGACAACGCGGTCAAGTACACGGGCCGCTTTGGCGGCTTCACTGCGCGGGCCATGCTGGGCCTGGGGGAGGTGGCGTCGCAGACTTCAGCCCTGCCATCGCGCGGCCTGGGCCTGGCCTATGCGGCGGGCAGCTTCACCGTGTCCAGCGCCTTTCAGACCTTCAAGGCCGCAGATCAGCGCACGCTGGACGGCGCCACCCTGGGCGTCGCCTACCGATGGGACACACTGCGGCTCGCCGCCAATGCCGCGCGCAGCAAGGCCGAAACCGCCGCAGGCAAGCACACCGTGCAGCGTGTGATGTCGGCCGGCGCCACCTGGTCCATCACCCCACAGACCGACCTGACTGCGGCCTACTACAAGGTGGACCGCACGTGCACCGGCGCCACCGACGACGGTTATGGCCGCCTGGTGGCGTTTGCCGAATACAAGCTCTCGCGCCGCACCAAGGTCTACGCCGAACTGGACAATACCCGCTGGCGCCATGGCTTCCAGGGCGCAGCCAACCAGGCAAGCGCCACGGGTGTCTCTGCCGGCGTGATGCACAGCTTCTAATGAAGCGCAGCAAGCCGCGCAGCGTCTGGTGGGGCTGCGCGGTCTGCTTTTTTTCGACAGACAGCTACACGAACTTGCCGGTGATGCCACCGTCCACCACCAGCTCTGTGCCGGTCACGTAGGCGGCCGCATCGCTGGCGAGAAAAGCGCAGGCATGGGCCACGTCCCAGGCCGAGCCCATGCGGCCCATAGGCACCTGGCGGGCGCGCGCGGCACGGGCCTCGTCGAGGCTGGTGTCCGAGAACATCTTCGCCACCGTGTTCGCGATGCGCGGCGTGTCAATCAGGCCCGGCACCACCGTGTTGGCGCGCACGCCCTGGCCCGCGTACTGCTGCGCCACCATGCGCGTGAAGTGCGTGACGGCCGCCTTGGTGACGCTGTAGGCCAGGTGCGGGTAGCCTATGTAACGCATGCTGGCGACGGATGAGATGGCAATGATGGCGCCCCGGCCGCGCTCCACCATGCCGGGCAGCACCTGCTGTGACGTCAGCAGCAGGCTGCGTACGTTCACGGCGTGGATACGGTCCAGGTCCTCGGCGCTGGTCTCCATAGGGCCGCCGGTCTTGCCTATGCCCACGTTGTGGTGTAGCACGTCGATGGCGCCACCAAAAAGCTCGCGCGCCTCAGCAAAAAGGCGCTTGACGTCCTCCTGCACGGCCACATCGCCCACGAAGGTGGCGGCTGTGCCACCCTCGGCATGGATGAGTGCCGTGGTTTCCTCGGCCGAGGCTGCGTCGCAGTCGGCCACGCACACGCTGGCGCCCAGGCGGGCATAGGTCACGCAGGCGGCACGGCCAATGCTCCAGCCCGGGCCGGCGGACCCGCCGCCGGCCACAAACACCACGCGGCCCGTCAGGTCCAGCGGGAGGGCGGGCAGATGGCTTGGCGCGGCGGTCATGCGCCAGCGCCCTGGTCAGCCTCGCCACCGACGAAGGGAATGGCGTGTTCGATGGTGTCCCAGATGAAGCGACCCGAGGGGCTTTGCTGTTCTTCGACGATGTGTGCCACCAGGCCCGCAGCGCGCGAGATCACGGCAAAGCCGCGCATCACGCCCGTGGGCACGCCGATCTCGCTGAGCAGCGCGGCCACGGCGCCCGTGGCGTTGATCGTGATGGGGCGCCCGGCAACGGTATCGACGGCCTTGGCCAAGGTTTCCAGTGCACGGATCTTGTCGCCCTTGAGCTCGGCCTCGGCGCGGCCCATCTCCAGCAGTTTGTATGCGCGTGGGTCCACGGGCTTGTGCAGGTGGTGGCCAAAGCCAGGCACCGGGTTTTTGAGGCCCTTGTAGTGGCGCGCAATCTCCAGCGCCTCGGTCTCGGGGTCGGCGGCGGCGCTGATGCGGTCGAGCAGGCGCGAGCAGTTCTCCATGGTGCCGACGAACGAGCTGCCCACGGCCAGCAGGCCTGCCGACACGGCGCCCTGCAGGTTTTCGGGTGCGCTCATGTAGATCAGCCGCGTAGCAATGGCGCTGGGCGTGAGGCCGTGCTCCATGAGCACGATCAGCACCGCATCGGTGATGCGCAGGTCCACGCCGCGCGGGGTGCGGTTCAGGATTTGCATGAGCATCACTTCAGTGAAGGTCTTCTTGCCCATCAGGTCTTCGACCAGGTTCGCGTTGCGGTAGTGCAGGCTGGTGAGCGTGTGGGTGCACAGACGGGTGACGGGGGTCTTGGCGGTAGTAGTAGTCATGGTGATTAGTTCTTTCAGGCGGTGGTGGGGCCAGGGCCGCGAGCGCGGTATCCCGCACTGCGGACTTGAGCACCTTGCCCACAGGCGATCGAGGCAGGCTGTCGTGAAAATGGATGTGCTTGGGCGTCTGCACGGGGCCCAGGCGTTCGCGCACAAAGGCGATCAGCTCGGCCTCGCTGGCCTGCTCGCCCGACCGCAGTTGCACGGCGGCCTGCACGGTCTCGCCCCACTTGTCGTCGGGCAGGCCGAACACGGTGCATTCGTGCACCGCAGGGTGCTGGCCCAGCGCGTTTTCAACGTCCACGGGGTAGACGT
It contains:
- a CDS encoding porin — protein: MKRLGALCAAVASTCVVAQTNGVTLYGIVDLGMRHGSGLTASNAASAGSTDSLGSGINTTSRWGLRGTEDLGGGAKAVFQLESGLNADTGAPANASKYFDRASWLGLQGGWGTLALGRQTTTLADAISPVDPLGMRFAGFNASIGVAALSQHGLGIEFGSAGSTSGSYRLDNAVKYTGRFGGFTARAMLGLGEVASQTSALPSRGLGLAYAAGSFTVSSAFQTFKAADQRTLDGATLGVAYRWDTLRLAANAARSKAETAAGKHTVQRVMSAGATWSITPQTDLTAAYYKVDRTCTGATDDGYGRLVAFAEYKLSRRTKVYAELDNTRWRHGFQGAANQASATGVSAGVMHSF
- a CDS encoding SDR family NAD(P)-dependent oxidoreductase is translated as MTAAPSHLPALPLDLTGRVVFVAGGGSAGPGWSIGRAACVTYARLGASVCVADCDAASAEETTALIHAEGGTAATFVGDVAVQEDVKRLFAEARELFGGAIDVLHHNVGIGKTGGPMETSAEDLDRIHAVNVRSLLLTSQQVLPGMVERGRGAIIAISSVASMRYIGYPHLAYSVTKAAVTHFTRMVAQQYAGQGVRANTVVPGLIDTPRIANTVAKMFSDTSLDEARAARARQVPMGRMGSAWDVAHACAFLASDAAAYVTGTELVVDGGITGKFV
- a CDS encoding citryl-CoA lyase — encoded protein: MTTTTAKTPVTRLCTHTLTSLHYRNANLVEDLMGKKTFTEVMLMQILNRTPRGVDLRITDAVLIVLMEHGLTPSAIATRLIYMSAPENLQGAVSAGLLAVGSSFVGTMENCSRLLDRISAAADPETEALEIARHYKGLKNPVPGFGHHLHKPVDPRAYKLLEMGRAEAELKGDKIRALETLAKAVDTVAGRPITINATGAVAALLSEIGVPTGVMRGFAVISRAAGLVAHIVEEQQSPSGRFIWDTIEHAIPFVGGEADQGAGA